From a single Lates calcarifer isolate ASB-BC8 linkage group LG12, TLL_Latcal_v3, whole genome shotgun sequence genomic region:
- the slc2a11a gene encoding solute carrier family 2, facilitated glucose transporter member 11 gives MSNTEKGSPVTLVLMVASAAIGGTLQYGYNLAIMNAPTIFIQTFINDTFMERWDIQLEDYQVTLVWTIIVSIFSLGGFAGALIAGPMTIRFGRKKCLLLNNIFLMTGAVLAVTSRAAKSFEMIIIARVLVGINAGISMNVQPMYFGESAPKHLRGAISLSSAVFTAFGVVLGQVVGLREILGSESCWQYLLASNAIPGLIQLLTLPWFPESPRYLLIDRGDKEACINALRRLRGCEVQSSELDEILQEQAETKGMRPKRPWELFTDRSVRWQLITVMVISSAMQLCGNDSIYFYASYVFKEAGIADDKIQYVTIGTGTCEFTACIMCNLLIERKGRRFMLMGGFILMTIWAVVFTIALSFEHYISWMPYLSMACIFTYILSFGMGPAGVTGVLPTEIFNQTARPAAYMIAGSMMWLNLFIIGMIFPFLVSELSEYCFVPFGAVCLLSALYVGMFLPETKGKSLSVITSEFHTLNFKGQDRKRTSQTQAQYQLGEVCHSTAL, from the exons ATGTCCAACACAGAAAAG GGCAGTCCTGTGACACTGGTGCTGATGGTTGCTTCTGCAGCCATTGGAGGAACTCTTCAGTATGGCTACAACCTCGCCATAATGAATGCTCCTACAATT TTTATTCAGACCTTTATCAATGATACGTTCATGGAGCGCTGGGACATCCAGTTGGAGGACTACCAGGTGACGCTGGTCTGGACAATCATTGTCTCTATCTTCTCACTGGGAGGCTTTGCAGGGGCTCTTATTGCAGGACCTATGACTATACGCTTCGGGAg GAAGAAATGTCTGCTGTTGAACAACATTTTCCTCATGACTGGTGCAGTCTTAGCTGTGACAAGTAGAGCTGCCAAGTCTTTTGAGATGATCATTATTGCACGGGTGCTGGTTGGAATAAACGCTG GAATCAGCATGAACGTGCAACCCATGTACTTTGGAGAAAGCGCGCCAAAGCACCTGCGAGGGGCTATCTCATTGTCATCAgctgtttttacagcttttggTGTTGTGTTAGGACAGGTGGTGGGACTCAG agaGATTTTGGGCAGCGAGTCGTGTTGGCAGTACCTTCTCGCCAGTAACGCCATTCCCGGCCTCATTCAGCTCCTGACCCTGCCGTGGTTCCCAGAAAGCCCCAGATACCTGCTCATCGACAGGGGGGACAAGGAGGCTTGTATTAACG CTCTGAGACGTCTCCGTGGCTGTGAGGTCCAGAGCAGCGAGCTGGATGAGATCCTGCAGGAACAGGCTGAAACCAAAGGCATGAGGCCCAAACGACCCTGGGAGCTGTTCACTGATCGATCTGTGCGCTGGCAGCTCATCACCGTCATGGTCATCAGCAGCGCCATGCAGCTCTGTGGCAATGACTCG ATTTACTTCTATGCATCATATGTGTTTAAAGAGGCCGGAATAGCAGATGATAAAATCCAGTATGTCACCATTGGCACCGGTACATGTGAATTCACAGCCTGTATAATGTGT aaccTGTTGATTGAGCGCAAAGGTCGGAGGTTCATGCTGATGGGGGGGTTCATCCTCATGACCATCTGGGCTGTTGTCTTCACAATCGCTCTGTCGTTTGAG CACTATATATCCTGGATGCCATACCTGAGCATGGCCTGCATCTTCACCTACATCCTCAGCTTTGGCATGGGACCAG CTGGAGTGACCGGCGTTCTGCCCACAGAGATCTTCAACCAGACCGCTCGGCCTGCAGCCTACATGATCGCTGGCTCCATGATGTGGCTCAACCTTTTCATCATTGGAATGATCTTCCCATTTCTAGTG AGTGAGCTGAGTGAGTACTGCTTCGTGCCTTTCGGAGCCGTCTGCCTGTTGTCTGCGCTCTACGTCGGCATGTTTCTGCCTGAAACCAAGGGGAAGTCTCTGTCAGTCATCACAAGTGAATTCCACACGCTCAACTTCAAAGGCCAGGACAGAAAGCGTACATCTCAGACTCAAGCTCAGTATCAGCTGGGTGAAGTGTGTCATTCCACAGCCTTGTAG